From Brochothrix thermosphacta DSM 20171 = FSL F6-1036, a single genomic window includes:
- the hisG gene encoding ATP phosphoribosyltransferase, whose product MTTPITIALTKGRLEKETIRILESLGIDCTEVKDKGRKLILQSQNRDFRFILVKAVDVLTYVEHGVADIGIVGKDVLLENGKDDFEMLDLQFGKCDFCLASVPSYDPESQRRKVIATKYPNVAAHYFRQQGQDVEIIKIEGSVEIAPLLGLADAIVDIVETGETLRENGLVIFDKLAPISARLIVNRTALKKHTQPIFDLIDRLDTYIENRQEADV is encoded by the coding sequence ATGACTACACCAATTACAATTGCACTCACTAAGGGCCGTTTAGAAAAAGAAACAATACGTATCCTTGAGTCACTTGGTATTGATTGTACAGAGGTTAAAGATAAAGGACGCAAGCTCATCCTTCAAAGTCAGAATCGTGATTTCCGCTTCATTCTTGTCAAAGCCGTCGACGTTCTTACCTATGTTGAACATGGTGTGGCAGACATCGGTATTGTCGGTAAAGATGTGTTGCTAGAAAATGGTAAAGATGATTTTGAAATGCTGGATTTACAATTTGGAAAATGTGATTTTTGTTTGGCTTCCGTTCCAAGCTATGACCCAGAAAGCCAGCGTCGAAAAGTCATTGCAACAAAATACCCAAATGTAGCCGCTCATTATTTTCGCCAGCAAGGTCAAGATGTCGAAATCATTAAAATAGAAGGATCAGTAGAAATCGCACCACTATTAGGGTTAGCAGATGCTATTGTGGATATCGTTGAAACAGGTGAAACATTACGTGAAAATGGTTTGGTCATTTTTGATAAATTAGCACCTATATCCGCGCGTTTAATCGTTAATCGTACAGCACTGAAAAAACATACGCAACCGATTTTTGATTTGATTGATCGTTTAGACACTTACATTGAAAACAGACAGGAGGCTGACGTATGA
- the hisA gene encoding 1-(5-phosphoribosyl)-5-[(5-phosphoribosylamino)methylideneamino]imidazole-4-carboxamide isomerase: protein MFIFPAIDLKDGLSVRLYQGDFNKKTIVNPDPVAQARTFENAGARYLHIVDLDGAVQGASANLDVVANIVEAVNIPVQLGGGIRTIEQIQALLKLGVSRVILGSIALQAPELVEEAITRFGTEKIVVGIDARAGKVATEGWLETSTVSYLDLAQEMVRRGVTRIVYTDIGRDGTMSGPNLMELTEINTVPGLDVIASGGISSKADLLACSQLGLYGVISGKALYEGKLTMAEVVEVENNAN from the coding sequence ATGTTCATCTTCCCAGCAATCGATTTAAAAGACGGCTTATCGGTGAGGCTTTACCAAGGTGATTTTAATAAAAAAACCATTGTTAATCCTGATCCAGTCGCACAAGCGCGAACATTCGAGAACGCAGGGGCGCGGTATTTACACATCGTTGATTTAGACGGAGCCGTACAAGGTGCTTCAGCTAACCTTGATGTTGTGGCAAACATTGTTGAGGCAGTCAATATTCCTGTCCAATTAGGTGGTGGGATTCGGACTATTGAACAAATCCAAGCGCTATTAAAGTTAGGTGTATCACGCGTTATTTTAGGTTCGATTGCTTTACAAGCACCTGAATTAGTCGAAGAAGCAATAACACGTTTTGGCACGGAAAAAATTGTTGTCGGAATTGATGCGCGTGCAGGTAAAGTTGCAACGGAAGGTTGGTTAGAAACCAGCACAGTGAGTTACCTTGATTTAGCTCAAGAAATGGTACGTCGTGGCGTCACGCGGATTGTTTATACAGACATTGGTCGTGATGGAACGATGAGTGGCCCCAACTTAATGGAGCTCACAGAAATAAACACGGTACCAGGACTTGATGTGATAGCATCAGGAGGGATTTCATCAAAAGCAGATTTGTTGGCTTGCTCACAGTTAGGTTTATACGGGGTAATCAGCGGCAAGGCGCTTTATGAAGGAAAACTAACAATGGCAGAAGTAGTGGAGGTGGAAAATAATGCTAACTAA
- the hisD gene encoding histidinol dehydrogenase, with protein sequence MKIEKMTVDAVRNLLSEWDQGEATIHQAIETQVSEMLQKIKIEGDTAIRSYTETYDHVTLADFRVSEAEIDAAYQSVESAFIQAMTHAKRNITSYHEQQKRHNYMDANEPGIIRGQLIRPIAAVGVYVPGGTAAYPSSVLMNVLPAKIAGVPRITMVTPPSEKGVNPYILAAAKIAGVTEVYQVGGVQAIAALAYGTESITAVDKIVGPGNVYVATAKKQVFGQVGIDMIAGPSEVVVVADAFANPRFIAADLLSQAEHDQRSRAILVTPSLQQATAVAAEVEKQLRDLPREAIAREAIATYGTAIVVNSLAEAFEVVNVIAPEHLEVQVTDAMSHLAAIHNAGSIFLGAYASEPLGDYLAGPNHVLPTSGTARFFSGLNVDDFCKKSSFISYTKDALKRDMDDVIYLAEKEGLDAHARAIKIRFEEE encoded by the coding sequence ATGAAAATTGAAAAAATGACAGTTGATGCTGTTCGAAATCTTCTCAGCGAATGGGACCAAGGTGAAGCAACAATCCATCAAGCCATCGAAACACAAGTAAGTGAAATGCTTCAGAAGATAAAGATTGAAGGAGATACGGCCATTCGTTCATATACTGAAACATACGATCATGTCACGTTAGCCGATTTTCGTGTGAGTGAGGCCGAAATTGATGCCGCCTACCAATCAGTCGAATCTGCTTTTATTCAAGCAATGACACATGCAAAACGAAACATCACTTCTTATCACGAACAGCAAAAACGTCATAATTATATGGATGCAAACGAACCAGGTATTATACGCGGGCAATTGATTCGACCAATTGCTGCGGTTGGCGTTTATGTGCCTGGCGGTACGGCAGCTTATCCATCCTCCGTGTTAATGAATGTGTTGCCAGCTAAAATTGCGGGTGTTCCAAGGATAACGATGGTAACACCACCGAGTGAAAAAGGTGTCAATCCTTATATTTTGGCAGCTGCAAAGATTGCAGGTGTGACAGAAGTTTATCAAGTAGGCGGGGTTCAGGCTATTGCAGCTTTGGCGTATGGCACAGAGTCAATTACAGCAGTTGATAAGATCGTTGGACCAGGTAATGTGTATGTTGCAACGGCAAAAAAACAAGTCTTTGGGCAGGTAGGCATTGATATGATTGCGGGTCCCTCTGAAGTAGTTGTCGTTGCAGATGCGTTTGCTAACCCACGTTTTATCGCAGCTGATTTATTGTCACAGGCTGAACATGACCAACGTTCTCGAGCCATCCTAGTCACCCCTTCATTGCAACAAGCGACAGCAGTTGCCGCTGAAGTCGAAAAACAACTGCGCGATCTGCCGCGAGAAGCGATTGCTCGTGAAGCGATTGCAACCTATGGTACAGCCATCGTGGTAAACTCTTTAGCTGAAGCCTTTGAAGTAGTTAACGTCATAGCTCCTGAACACTTAGAAGTTCAAGTAACGGATGCCATGAGTCATTTAGCAGCCATTCATAATGCTGGTTCTATCTTTTTAGGTGCCTATGCCTCGGAACCATTAGGTGATTACCTCGCCGGTCCAAATCATGTATTACCGACAAGTGGCACCGCACGCTTCTTTTCTGGTCTTAATGTGGATGATTTTTGTAAAAAATCGTCGTTTATTTCCTATACAAAAGATGCTCTTAAAAGAGATATGGATGATGTTATTTATTTAGCAGAAAAAGAAGGTTTAGATGCACATGCACGAGCGATAAAAATTCGATTTGAGGAGGAATAA
- the hisE gene encoding phosphoribosyl-ATP diphosphatase, whose translation MEALERLMTEINQRKITPKTGSYTNYLFDKGQDKILKKIGEEATEVVIAAKNNDKPEILLEVADLMYHVMVLLAEKDITLAELEAELQSREGKLSKTTDRKEIKTL comes from the coding sequence ATGGAAGCACTTGAACGTCTAATGACTGAAATTAATCAACGTAAAATCACGCCAAAAACAGGCAGTTATACAAACTATCTTTTTGATAAAGGTCAGGATAAAATTCTTAAGAAAATTGGTGAAGAGGCAACTGAGGTTGTGATTGCAGCCAAAAATAATGATAAACCAGAAATTTTACTAGAGGTCGCAGATTTGATGTACCATGTGATGGTGTTGCTCGCTGAAAAAGACATCACCCTTGCTGAACTGGAAGCGGAGTTACAAAGCCGTGAAGGGAAGTTATCAAAAACAACCGATCGAAAAGAAATTAAAACGTTATAG
- the hisI gene encoding phosphoribosyl-AMP cyclohydrolase: MTELAFSKQEGLIPAIIVEDLTGDVLMLGYMNEESYQKTLTSGHTWFYSRSRDELWHKGATSGHYQEVCKIITDCDNDTLLIRVKQQGGSACHTGAKSCFFKELQ; this comes from the coding sequence ATGACTGAATTAGCATTTTCGAAACAAGAGGGCTTAATTCCCGCTATTATTGTAGAAGACTTAACAGGTGATGTGCTTATGCTTGGTTATATGAATGAAGAATCGTACCAAAAAACATTAACTAGCGGGCATACTTGGTTTTATTCACGATCCCGCGACGAATTGTGGCATAAAGGTGCAACCAGTGGTCATTATCAAGAAGTGTGTAAAATCATTACAGATTGTGACAATGATACCTTATTAATTCGAGTGAAACAACAAGGTGGGAGCGCTTGCCATACAGGAGCAAAATCCTGCTTTTTTAAAGAACTTCAATAA
- a CDS encoding HAD-IC family P-type ATPase: MADKNTYPGLSFAEVEERKARGETNEALEPMTRSFKQIYLENSLTLFNFINLIIASFVIYTGSYKNLLFLGVIVVNTTIGIYQELRAKKNIDELTLLNQAKATVIRNSQKYEIAQDEIVKNDLIEIKRGHQVMVDGILLETRGIECDESQLTGEADAILKNTGDKVFSGSFVVSGTALIEATHVGKNSYTSKLTMEAKGSKKVYSELVHTMKRIIRVLTFGIIPIGAILFITSRFSNMDVNQAILGTAAAVIGMIPEGLILLTSVALAISVIRLTQRRVLVKTMDSIETLARVDILCLDKTGTLTSGELKVTDVTAVNGLTTEEFEAIIGHVSHDLNEDNATGLALMSNFKQKESDWETAHIIPFSSARKWSAVEYGHGESFVMGAPEYLFDSFSELETQAMAKATSNGLRVLAVAKTATSLSNQTLPNSLELIGFIYLEDEIRAEAPQTLAYFMKQDVEICIISGDHPQTVAQIARRAGVSGADQMIDMSKLPAETDYRKLVKTHRIYGRVSPEQKRSLVEALQANGRTVGMTGDGVNDILALKKADCSIVMENGSDAAKGISNFVLLDSNFDSMVGVVLEGRKVVNNIQRVASLYLTKTVFSIILAVLFIFIAAPYPFQPIQLSPISSLTVGIPSFFLALRPNVAPIKGRFLKNVLEPALASGVSVVIYAMIILIIGQQFGWTYNETSTITVWMTGMVCYVALYYVSQPFNWKIGLMIATSISLFLALFIFGGKIFALDNLFQWHLAVVYIPLMISAIPLFYGLKRLSRKILKVK; this comes from the coding sequence ATGGCAGATAAAAATACTTATCCAGGCCTTTCCTTCGCTGAAGTCGAAGAACGAAAGGCACGCGGGGAAACAAATGAAGCGTTAGAACCAATGACGCGGAGTTTTAAACAAATATACCTTGAAAATAGCCTGACATTGTTTAATTTTATTAATCTAATCATTGCCAGCTTTGTTATTTATACTGGCAGTTATAAAAATTTACTTTTTTTAGGTGTCATTGTTGTTAATACAACCATTGGGATTTATCAAGAACTACGAGCCAAAAAAAATATAGATGAATTGACGTTATTGAACCAAGCAAAAGCGACAGTTATACGTAATAGCCAAAAATATGAAATTGCACAGGATGAAATCGTTAAAAATGATCTCATTGAAATTAAACGTGGGCATCAAGTAATGGTTGATGGGATTCTGCTAGAGACGCGTGGCATCGAGTGCGATGAATCTCAGTTGACAGGCGAGGCGGATGCTATTCTCAAAAATACAGGAGATAAAGTCTTTTCGGGTAGTTTTGTAGTCAGTGGCACCGCCTTGATTGAAGCAACGCATGTAGGAAAAAATAGTTATACCTCTAAATTAACGATGGAAGCAAAAGGATCGAAAAAAGTATACAGTGAACTGGTACATACGATGAAACGGATTATCAGAGTGTTAACATTTGGGATTATTCCGATAGGAGCAATACTTTTTATTACTAGCCGTTTCAGTAATATGGATGTTAATCAAGCAATATTAGGAACCGCCGCCGCAGTGATTGGTATGATTCCAGAAGGCTTAATTTTATTAACTTCTGTAGCTTTAGCAATCAGCGTTATTCGATTAACACAACGACGTGTATTAGTTAAAACAATGGACTCAATTGAAACGCTAGCACGTGTTGATATTCTTTGTCTAGATAAGACAGGAACACTTACAAGTGGCGAATTAAAAGTGACAGATGTCACAGCCGTCAATGGTCTGACAACAGAGGAATTCGAAGCGATTATCGGACACGTTTCACATGATTTAAACGAGGACAATGCCACTGGGTTAGCCCTCATGTCAAACTTCAAACAAAAGGAATCGGACTGGGAAACAGCACATATAATTCCATTTTCTTCAGCACGTAAATGGAGTGCTGTAGAGTACGGACATGGTGAGAGTTTTGTTATGGGTGCACCTGAATACTTGTTTGACTCGTTTTCTGAACTAGAAACGCAAGCAATGGCCAAAGCGACAAGCAATGGCTTACGCGTATTAGCCGTTGCTAAAACAGCAACATCGTTATCGAATCAAACATTACCCAACTCTTTAGAGTTAATTGGCTTTATTTATTTGGAAGATGAGATTCGTGCTGAAGCACCACAAACCTTGGCCTATTTTATGAAACAAGATGTTGAGATTTGTATCATTTCAGGAGATCACCCACAGACCGTTGCACAAATTGCAAGACGCGCCGGTGTTTCAGGAGCAGATCAAATGATTGATATGAGTAAATTGCCAGCAGAGACAGACTACCGTAAATTAGTAAAAACACATCGTATATACGGACGTGTTAGCCCTGAACAAAAACGTTCATTGGTAGAAGCATTGCAGGCAAATGGACGAACAGTAGGTATGACAGGCGATGGCGTCAATGACATATTGGCACTGAAAAAAGCAGACTGTAGTATTGTGATGGAGAATGGGAGTGATGCAGCAAAAGGCATCTCTAACTTTGTATTATTAGACTCTAACTTTGATTCAATGGTCGGAGTTGTCTTGGAAGGACGGAAAGTGGTCAATAACATTCAACGAGTAGCGTCACTGTACCTTACAAAAACAGTTTTCTCTATTATATTGGCAGTGTTATTTATTTTTATTGCAGCACCTTATCCATTCCAACCCATACAATTAAGCCCAATCAGTTCATTAACAGTAGGCATCCCATCATTCTTTTTAGCGTTAAGACCAAATGTTGCACCTATTAAAGGGCGCTTTCTAAAAAATGTTTTGGAACCCGCTTTAGCAAGTGGCGTCAGTGTTGTCATTTATGCGATGATAATTTTAATAATTGGTCAACAATTCGGTTGGACCTATAATGAAACATCAACAATTACAGTTTGGATGACAGGAATGGTTTGTTATGTTGCACTTTATTATGTATCACAACCATTTAATTGGAAAATCGGTTTAATGATAGCAACATCAATTAGCCTCTTCTTAGCATTATTTATTTTTGGTGGGAAGATATTTGCGTTAGATAACCTCTTCCAATGGCACTTAGCAGTTGTATACATCCCATTGATGATCAGCGCAATCCCACTGTTTTATGGATTGAAACGCCTCTCAAGAAAAATACTAAAAGTAAAATAA
- the hisH gene encoding imidazole glycerol phosphate synthase subunit HisH, which yields MIAVVDYDTGNTRSVGKALTHIGLEHIITADPAIIRQSDGIILPGVGAFAQAMANMETRGLDTLIKEVVQNGKPLLGVCVGMQLLFDSSTEYGETRGLGLIPGRVERLPESNLKVPHMGWNQLESQQDSLFNLVNHAYVYYVHSYYAVTASDYILASSDYGVKIPGIVQKNNVFGTQFHPEKSGDAGFQVLKLFKEVVVACSSSQQSI from the coding sequence ATGATTGCCGTGGTGGACTACGATACAGGTAACACACGCAGTGTTGGAAAAGCATTGACACATATCGGTTTAGAACATATTATTACCGCTGATCCCGCCATCATTCGCCAAAGCGACGGTATTATTTTACCAGGCGTGGGTGCCTTCGCTCAGGCAATGGCAAATATGGAGACACGTGGTCTAGATACACTCATTAAAGAGGTGGTTCAAAACGGAAAACCTTTGTTGGGCGTCTGTGTAGGCATGCAACTCTTATTTGACTCAAGTACAGAGTACGGTGAAACACGAGGGCTAGGATTAATCCCTGGTCGTGTTGAACGATTACCCGAATCAAACTTAAAGGTGCCACATATGGGATGGAATCAGCTTGAAAGCCAGCAAGACTCATTATTTAATCTAGTGAACCACGCGTATGTGTATTATGTTCACTCTTACTATGCGGTGACTGCTTCGGACTATATCTTGGCGAGCAGTGATTATGGCGTTAAAATACCTGGAATTGTACAGAAAAACAACGTCTTTGGAACACAGTTTCACCCTGAAAAAAGCGGTGATGCAGGGTTTCAAGTTTTAAAATTATTTAAAGAGGTGGTGGTCGCATGTTCATCTTCCCAGCAATCGATTTAA
- the hisZ gene encoding ATP phosphoribosyltransferase regulatory subunit, whose amino-acid sequence MSWNRALPYGTRDKLFGESRQMTETAYKMMAFFYTKGYRQIETPTFEYKDVFSRGREEREQRLYQFFDDRGRTLALRPDMTLPIGRVVSTIGLKGPLKLTYSGKVFRVFDDYTGKNNEQMQTGIEIIGGDPLKAEVEAVATVIQSLQAVGLDDTIIEIGHAEIYQSLCSELGLDEEQRLHFASLLTSKSLSGIRAFAAEHPQEKAFLLELPRLFGETSLLTHVRGLTTSRSIHQAIDRIEALVYQLTLLGYGTALSVDLGMVQTFEYYTGVIFRGYATSSATEFLSGGRYDDLFQRFEGQKRAAVGVGVNLDEIVRLKQQQSELTNKAIRTLIHYEEAAVVDALKRAQGPLNELSVCETVVESREYAIEHGFQTLVICQKDGVTTESVEKGETS is encoded by the coding sequence ATGAGTTGGAATCGAGCATTACCCTATGGGACACGCGATAAATTGTTTGGTGAATCACGTCAAATGACTGAAACAGCGTATAAGATGATGGCTTTTTTTTATACGAAGGGATATCGTCAGATTGAAACGCCGACATTTGAGTATAAAGATGTTTTTTCAAGAGGGCGCGAAGAACGTGAACAAAGGCTCTATCAATTTTTTGATGATCGAGGTCGTACGTTAGCTTTACGTCCTGATATGACATTGCCGATTGGTCGCGTGGTTTCAACGATTGGTTTGAAAGGGCCGTTGAAATTAACATACAGCGGCAAGGTATTTCGCGTATTTGATGATTATACCGGTAAGAATAACGAGCAAATGCAAACGGGTATTGAAATCATCGGTGGTGATCCGTTAAAAGCAGAAGTTGAGGCTGTTGCAACTGTTATCCAAAGCTTACAAGCCGTTGGATTAGACGATACAATCATTGAAATTGGTCATGCAGAAATATATCAGTCACTTTGCAGTGAATTAGGTCTTGATGAAGAACAACGATTGCACTTTGCTTCATTGTTAACAAGTAAAAGCTTATCAGGTATTCGAGCTTTTGCAGCGGAACACCCACAAGAGAAAGCGTTCTTGTTAGAATTGCCACGTTTATTCGGAGAAACGTCGTTGCTGACACATGTTCGTGGGTTAACAACCAGTCGTTCGATTCATCAAGCGATCGATCGTATTGAAGCACTTGTGTATCAATTAACCTTACTTGGCTATGGCACGGCACTAAGTGTGGATTTAGGGATGGTTCAAACATTTGAATACTATACAGGTGTTATTTTTAGAGGTTATGCCACGTCTTCGGCCACTGAATTTTTAAGTGGGGGACGGTATGATGATCTATTCCAACGTTTTGAAGGTCAAAAACGCGCCGCAGTTGGAGTGGGCGTTAATCTCGATGAAATTGTACGTCTGAAACAACAACAAAGCGAACTAACGAATAAAGCCATTCGCACATTGATCCACTACGAGGAAGCAGCAGTTGTTGATGCATTGAAACGTGCTCAGGGACCGTTGAATGAATTGAGCGTATGTGAAACAGTCGTTGAATCCCGTGAATATGCCATAGAACATGGCTTTCAGACGCTTGTTATTTGTCAAAAAGATGGCGTTACGACTGAGTCTGTTGAAAAGGGGGAGACATCATGA
- the hisC gene encoding histidinol-phosphate transaminase, translating into MKIKAVLNDLQAYKPGKPIEEVQKELGLTSIAKLASNENPLGSSKAAKAAAIAALSDTSIYPDGYAVNLRAELADFYKVDGEQLVIGAGLDEVIQIVSRAVLTAGDNIVQATPTFSQYALHADIEGVEVKSVPVDADGFHDLKAMMEAVDHNTKILWLCNPNNPTGTYFSHEELINVLSRVPDHVLVIVDEAYAEYAIAEDYPDTMPLIEKHSNLMVMRTFSKAYGLAALRIGFGVTSKKLNDKLNVVRLPFNTSRVAQSAASVALADQAFIAECRKNNRLGMAQWEAFLSANNYDFYPSQTNFIFFNIERETAPVFDELLKRGYIVRAGLRPGWLRVTIGTAEQNEGCIAALKAILAN; encoded by the coding sequence ATCAAAATAAAAGCAGTCTTGAACGATTTACAAGCATACAAGCCCGGAAAACCGATTGAAGAAGTTCAAAAAGAACTAGGTTTGACTTCAATTGCGAAGCTGGCATCAAATGAAAACCCATTAGGTTCATCTAAAGCAGCAAAAGCAGCGGCTATCGCAGCGTTATCAGACACGTCGATTTACCCTGATGGGTATGCCGTTAATTTACGTGCGGAATTAGCTGATTTTTATAAAGTAGATGGCGAACAACTTGTTATTGGTGCTGGACTAGATGAAGTAATCCAAATTGTAAGCCGTGCTGTTCTAACAGCTGGTGATAACATTGTACAAGCGACACCGACTTTTTCACAATACGCACTACATGCTGATATTGAGGGTGTAGAAGTTAAATCAGTGCCAGTTGATGCAGATGGTTTTCATGATTTAAAAGCGATGATGGAAGCGGTTGACCACAACACTAAAATTTTATGGCTCTGCAATCCCAATAACCCGACCGGAACTTATTTTTCACATGAAGAACTAATTAATGTTTTAAGTCGTGTGCCAGATCATGTGTTGGTTATTGTTGATGAAGCTTATGCTGAATATGCGATTGCTGAAGATTATCCAGATACAATGCCATTGATAGAAAAACATTCAAACTTAATGGTAATGCGCACATTTTCGAAAGCTTATGGTTTAGCAGCATTACGTATTGGTTTTGGTGTCACATCAAAAAAACTTAATGATAAATTGAATGTTGTGAGACTACCATTTAATACTTCACGTGTGGCTCAGTCAGCAGCAAGTGTTGCCTTAGCAGATCAGGCTTTTATTGCGGAATGTCGTAAAAACAATCGTTTGGGTATGGCGCAATGGGAAGCGTTCCTTTCCGCGAATAATTATGACTTTTATCCTTCACAAACTAACTTTATTTTCTTTAATATTGAGCGTGAAACAGCGCCAGTCTTTGATGAATTACTAAAACGAGGTTACATTGTACGAGCTGGTTTGAGACCCGGTTGGTTGCGTGTAACAATCGGAACAGCTGAACAAAATGAAGGCTGTATAGCAGCATTAAAAGCTATTCTGGCTAACTAA
- the hisB gene encoding imidazoleglycerol-phosphate dehydratase HisB, giving the protein MRTAELSRKTGETQIVLALNLDDETTIDIQTGVPFFDHMLHLFAKHGRFGLIVKAEGDIEVDAHHTVEDIGIVLGQCLKDALGDKSQIVRYGTQFVPMDEALGQVSIDLSGRSYLVFDANFSNPKLGLFDTELVLEFFQAVTFNAEMNCHVKVLYGTNTHHKIEALFKAFGRALREAVTIDTSINGVNSTKGSLL; this is encoded by the coding sequence ATGCGAACAGCAGAGTTAAGTCGTAAAACAGGTGAAACACAAATTGTCTTAGCCCTTAATCTTGATGATGAAACAACAATCGATATCCAAACAGGCGTGCCTTTTTTTGATCATATGCTCCACTTATTTGCAAAACATGGCCGTTTTGGTTTAATTGTAAAAGCAGAGGGTGATATTGAAGTAGATGCACATCATACAGTTGAAGATATTGGTATTGTGTTGGGACAATGCTTGAAAGACGCACTCGGTGATAAATCGCAAATTGTACGCTATGGTACTCAGTTTGTACCAATGGATGAAGCGCTTGGTCAAGTATCAATTGATTTAAGTGGCCGTTCATATTTGGTATTTGATGCGAACTTTAGCAATCCTAAATTAGGTTTATTTGACACAGAGCTCGTATTAGAATTTTTCCAAGCAGTGACGTTCAATGCTGAAATGAACTGTCATGTTAAAGTGTTGTATGGCACAAACACTCATCATAAAATTGAAGCGCTTTTTAAAGCTTTTGGCCGTGCTTTACGTGAAGCGGTTACGATTGATACAAGTATCAACGGTGTCAATTCAACGAAAGGGAGTTTATTATGA
- the hisF gene encoding imidazole glycerol phosphate synthase subunit HisF: MLTKRIIPCLDVTAGRVVKGVNFVELQDVGDPVAIAKQYNAEGADELVFLDITATVEKRATMIDVVERTAAEVFIPLTVGGGIQSVAEMKAMLQAGADKISLNSAAIKQPTLITDGAQKFGSQCIVVAMDVKRCVTGWEVYSAGGRIATGLDAIVWAKEVEALGAGELLVTSMDKDGTKDGYDTQLLNAITAAVSIPVIASGGCGTSQHIVDVFKETNVDAALAASIFHYGDVNIAQVKEELANNGLAVRV; the protein is encoded by the coding sequence ATGCTAACTAAACGAATCATTCCCTGTTTAGATGTAACTGCGGGTCGTGTTGTTAAAGGGGTTAACTTTGTAGAATTACAAGATGTGGGTGATCCAGTCGCGATAGCAAAACAATACAATGCCGAAGGTGCTGATGAATTAGTTTTTCTAGACATTACAGCCACCGTAGAAAAACGAGCAACGATGATTGATGTAGTGGAACGTACTGCCGCGGAAGTGTTTATTCCATTAACAGTGGGTGGAGGGATTCAATCAGTGGCTGAAATGAAAGCCATGTTGCAAGCAGGTGCAGATAAAATTTCATTAAATTCTGCAGCAATAAAGCAACCAACATTAATTACAGACGGGGCTCAAAAATTTGGTTCGCAATGCATCGTGGTTGCGATGGATGTGAAGCGCTGTGTGACGGGATGGGAAGTTTATTCCGCAGGTGGACGTATTGCGACAGGATTAGATGCCATTGTTTGGGCAAAAGAGGTGGAAGCTTTGGGTGCAGGTGAATTATTGGTAACGAGCATGGATAAAGACGGTACGAAAGATGGTTACGATACTCAACTACTTAATGCTATCACTGCAGCTGTTTCTATTCCAGTTATTGCTTCAGGAGGTTGTGGCACATCCCAACATATTGTTGATGTGTTCAAAGAAACAAACGTGGATGCCGCATTAGCCGCTTCTATTTTTCATTATGGCGACGTGAATATTGCTCAGGTAAAAGAAGAACTGGCAAACAATGGATTGGCGGTGCGTGTATGA
- a CDS encoding C40 family peptidase — translation MKRLLSILMLVAFFSSVFPMHEAAAATTKQGKIVSEVKKTIGVKYKMGGTTTKGFDCSGLTQYVYKKAVKTKLPRTSQQQGKVKAKKVNLKQVQPGDLLFYGSEKASYHVGVYIGQGKMVHAPKPGDRVKVTQTKYYKPSFAKRVVK, via the coding sequence ATGAAACGTCTATTATCAATTTTAATGCTTGTTGCTTTTTTTAGCAGTGTTTTTCCAATGCATGAAGCAGCTGCAGCAACGACGAAACAAGGAAAAATTGTTTCAGAAGTAAAGAAAACGATTGGTGTTAAATACAAAATGGGTGGAACAACAACAAAAGGTTTTGATTGTTCAGGCCTAACTCAGTATGTGTATAAAAAAGCAGTTAAAACTAAGCTTCCACGTACTTCTCAACAACAAGGAAAAGTGAAAGCGAAAAAAGTTAACTTGAAGCAAGTACAACCAGGTGATTTATTGTTTTACGGCAGCGAAAAAGCTTCTTACCACGTCGGTGTTTATATTGGTCAAGGTAAGATGGTACATGCACCTAAACCAGGCGATCGTGTAAAAGTAACACAAACAAAATATTATAAACCAAGCTTCGCAAAACGCGTTGTGAAATAA